A single window of Nicotiana tomentosiformis chromosome 1, ASM39032v3, whole genome shotgun sequence DNA harbors:
- the LOC104089816 gene encoding serine/threonine-protein phosphatase BSL1 isoform X1 has protein sequence MGSKPWLHPAPTYRILETFWDTDDDAPGPRCGHTLTAVAATKIHGPRLILFGGATAIEGGSGAAPGIRLAGVTNCVHSYDVLTRKWTRVRPAGDPPSPRAAHAAAAVGTMVVFQGGIGPAGHSTDDLYVLDLTNDKFKWHRVVVQGQGPGPRYGHVMDLVAQRYLVTVSGNDGKRVLSDAWALDTAQKPYVWQRLNPEGDKPSARMYATASARTDGMFLLCGGRDASGTPLTDAYGLLMHRNGQWEWTLAPGVAPSPRYQHAAVFVGARLHVTGGVLRGGRAVEGEAAVAVLDTAAGVWLDRNGLVTASRGSKAHAEQDPSLELMRRCRHAAASVGVRIYIYGGLRGDTLLDECLIAENSPLHSDINSPVLTSERVPTVGSPMSNNSNILTPDGKPEIHPSGGLSMDKDSMEKLTKDFAAEAEAANAVWQLAQAASATPEETSVSDESSQVPDTGSEGSDSESAVRLHTRAVVVAKETVGNLGGMVRQLSLDQFENESRRMLPSYNDISNPTKKFARQKSPQGLHKKIISTLLRPRNWKAPVNRKFFLDSYEVGELCYAAEQIFMHEPTVLQLKAPVKVFGDLHGQFGDLMRLFDEYGFPSTAGDITYIDYLFLGDYVDRGQHSLETITLLLALKIEYPENVHLIRGNHEAADINALFGFRIECIERMGESDGIWAWTRFNQLFNYLPLAALIEKKIICMHGGIGRSINSVEQIEKIERPITMDAGSIVLMDLLWSDPTENDSVEGLRPNARGPGLVTFGPDRVTDFCKKNKLQLIIRAHECVMDGFERFAQGQLITLFSATNYCGTANNAGAILVVGRGLVIVPKLIHPLPPPLQSPETSPERVMEDTWMQELNIQRPPTPTRGRPQPDHDRSSLAYI, from the exons GGCTGGCTGGTGTAACCAATTGTGTTCATTCATATGATGTTCTTACCAGAAAATGGACCAG AGTTAGACCTGCTGGTGACCCACCTTCACCAAGGGCTGCACATGCGGCTGCGGCTGTTGGAACTATGGTTGTATTTCAG GGTGGGATAGGACCGGCAGGGCATTCAACTGATGATCTTTATGTGCTTGACTTGACTAATGACAAATTCAAGTGGCATAG AGTTGTTGTTCAAGGTCAGGGTCCTGGACCGCGGTATGGCCATGTAATGGACTTGGTTGCACAAAGATATCTGGTAACTGTCAGTGGCAATGATG GGAAAAGAGTTCTGTCTGATGCTTGGGCGTTGGATACTGCTCAGAAACCTTATGTGTGGCAGAGGCTCAATCCAGAAGGCGATAAACCGTCAGCTAGAAT GTATGCAACAGCTAGTGCTCGGACCGATGGCATGTTTTTGCTTTGTGGTGGGAGAGATGCTTCAGGCACG CCCTTAACAGATGCTTATGGCCTGCTTATGCATAGGAATGGTCAGTGGGAGTGGACTCTTGCACCAGGAGTAGCACCATCACCGAGGTATCAACATGCTGCG GTATTTGTTGGTGCAAGATTGCATGTTACAGGAGGTGTTCTTAGAGGTGGACGTGCAGTAGAAGGTGAAGCAGCTGTTGCAG TGTTGGACACAGCAGCTGGAGTTTGGCTAGATAGAAATGGCCTGGTAACCGCTTCACGTGGTAGCAAGGCCCACGCTGAACAAGATCCTTCTTTGGAGCTTATGCGTCGCTGTCGGCATGCAGCTGCATCTGTTGGTGTTCGGATATATATCTATGGTGGTCTTAGAGGAG ATACGCTTTTGGATGAATGTCTGATTGCAGAAAATTCTCCATTACATTCTGACATCAATTCCCCAGTCTTAACATCTGAGAGAGTCCCAACCGTTGGCTCTCCAATGTCAAACAACTCAAATATATTAACTCCAGATGGAAAACCAGAGATCCACCCATCTGGTGGGTTGAG CATGGATAAAGATTCTATGGAAAAATTGACCAAGGATTTTGCTGCTGAAGCTGAGGCTGCTAATGCTGTCTGGCAATTAGCGCAGGCTGCGTCTGCCACTCCTGAAGAAACATCCGTCTCAGACGAGAGCTCTCAAGTTCCAGACACCGGTTCTGAGGGTAGCGACAGTGAGTCAGCTGTCCGCCTCCATACTAGAGCT GTTGTAGTTGCAAAAGAAACTGTTGGGAACCTGGGGGGAATGGTGAGGCAATTGTCATTGGATCAATTTGAAAATGAGAGCAGACGAATGCTTCCCTCATATAATGATATTTCAAATCCAACAAAAAAATTCGCGCGGCAGAAATCACCTCAAGGATTGCATAAGAAG ATCATATCCACTTTGCTTAGGCCGCGAAATTGGAAAGCACCTGTTAATAGAAAGTTCTTTCTCGATTCATATGAAGTGGGTGAGCTTTGTTATGCAGCTGAGCAGATCTTCATGCATGAGCCTACAGTACTTCAATTGAAAGCTCCTGTCAAAGTCTTTGGTGATCTTCATGGACAGTTTGGTGATCTGATGCGGCTATTTGATGAATATGGATTTCCTTCAACTGCTGGAGATATTAC TTACATTGACTATTTGTTTCTGGGTGATTACGTTGATCGAGGACAGCACAGCTTGGAGACAATCACTTTACTCCTAGCTCTGAAG ATTGAATATCCAGAGAATGTACATTTGATAAGGGGGAATCATGAAGCTGCTGATATAAATGCACTTTTTGGCTTCCGTATTGAATGCATCGAGAGAATG GGAGAGAGTGATGGGATCTGGGCATGGACGCGTTTCAATCAGCTTTTTAACTATCTTCCATTGGCTGCCCTCATCGAAAAGAAAATCATCTGCATGCATGGTGGCATAGGGAGGTCAATTAATTCAGTTGAGCAGATAGAAAAGATAGAGAGGCCTATAACAATGGATGCTGGTTCGATAGTCTTAATGGATTTGCTATG GTCTGATCCCACAGAAAATGACAGTGTAGAAGGATTAAGACCTAATGCCAGAGGGCCTGGTCTTGTAACATTTGGG CCTGATCGTGTTACTGACTTCTGCAAGAAAAACAAACTACAGCTGATTATAAGAGCACATGAGTGTGTTATGGATGGATTTGAAAGATTTGCCCAGGGGCAGCTGATCACTCTTTTTTCTGCCACCAACTATTGTG GAACCGCCAACAATGCTGGTGCTATACTAGTAGTAGGCAGAGGGTTGGTTATTGTTCCAAAGTTGATCCATCCTTTGCCTCCTCCTCTTCAATCCCCTGAAACGTCTCCAGAACGAGTAATGGAGGACACTTGGATGCAG GAACTCAACATTCAAAGGCCGCCTACTCCTACTAGGGGTCGTCCACAACCAGATCATGACCGGAGCTCACTTGCCTATATTTGA
- the LOC104089816 gene encoding serine/threonine-protein phosphatase BSL1 isoform X2, producing MVVFQGGIGPAGHSTDDLYVLDLTNDKFKWHRVVVQGQGPGPRYGHVMDLVAQRYLVTVSGNDGKRVLSDAWALDTAQKPYVWQRLNPEGDKPSARMYATASARTDGMFLLCGGRDASGTPLTDAYGLLMHRNGQWEWTLAPGVAPSPRYQHAAVFVGARLHVTGGVLRGGRAVEGEAAVAVLDTAAGVWLDRNGLVTASRGSKAHAEQDPSLELMRRCRHAAASVGVRIYIYGGLRGDTLLDECLIAENSPLHSDINSPVLTSERVPTVGSPMSNNSNILTPDGKPEIHPSGGLSMDKDSMEKLTKDFAAEAEAANAVWQLAQAASATPEETSVSDESSQVPDTGSEGSDSESAVRLHTRAVVVAKETVGNLGGMVRQLSLDQFENESRRMLPSYNDISNPTKKFARQKSPQGLHKKIISTLLRPRNWKAPVNRKFFLDSYEVGELCYAAEQIFMHEPTVLQLKAPVKVFGDLHGQFGDLMRLFDEYGFPSTAGDITYIDYLFLGDYVDRGQHSLETITLLLALKIEYPENVHLIRGNHEAADINALFGFRIECIERMGESDGIWAWTRFNQLFNYLPLAALIEKKIICMHGGIGRSINSVEQIEKIERPITMDAGSIVLMDLLWSDPTENDSVEGLRPNARGPGLVTFGPDRVTDFCKKNKLQLIIRAHECVMDGFERFAQGQLITLFSATNYCGTANNAGAILVVGRGLVIVPKLIHPLPPPLQSPETSPERVMEDTWMQELNIQRPPTPTRGRPQPDHDRSSLAYI from the exons ATGGTTGTATTTCAG GGTGGGATAGGACCGGCAGGGCATTCAACTGATGATCTTTATGTGCTTGACTTGACTAATGACAAATTCAAGTGGCATAG AGTTGTTGTTCAAGGTCAGGGTCCTGGACCGCGGTATGGCCATGTAATGGACTTGGTTGCACAAAGATATCTGGTAACTGTCAGTGGCAATGATG GGAAAAGAGTTCTGTCTGATGCTTGGGCGTTGGATACTGCTCAGAAACCTTATGTGTGGCAGAGGCTCAATCCAGAAGGCGATAAACCGTCAGCTAGAAT GTATGCAACAGCTAGTGCTCGGACCGATGGCATGTTTTTGCTTTGTGGTGGGAGAGATGCTTCAGGCACG CCCTTAACAGATGCTTATGGCCTGCTTATGCATAGGAATGGTCAGTGGGAGTGGACTCTTGCACCAGGAGTAGCACCATCACCGAGGTATCAACATGCTGCG GTATTTGTTGGTGCAAGATTGCATGTTACAGGAGGTGTTCTTAGAGGTGGACGTGCAGTAGAAGGTGAAGCAGCTGTTGCAG TGTTGGACACAGCAGCTGGAGTTTGGCTAGATAGAAATGGCCTGGTAACCGCTTCACGTGGTAGCAAGGCCCACGCTGAACAAGATCCTTCTTTGGAGCTTATGCGTCGCTGTCGGCATGCAGCTGCATCTGTTGGTGTTCGGATATATATCTATGGTGGTCTTAGAGGAG ATACGCTTTTGGATGAATGTCTGATTGCAGAAAATTCTCCATTACATTCTGACATCAATTCCCCAGTCTTAACATCTGAGAGAGTCCCAACCGTTGGCTCTCCAATGTCAAACAACTCAAATATATTAACTCCAGATGGAAAACCAGAGATCCACCCATCTGGTGGGTTGAG CATGGATAAAGATTCTATGGAAAAATTGACCAAGGATTTTGCTGCTGAAGCTGAGGCTGCTAATGCTGTCTGGCAATTAGCGCAGGCTGCGTCTGCCACTCCTGAAGAAACATCCGTCTCAGACGAGAGCTCTCAAGTTCCAGACACCGGTTCTGAGGGTAGCGACAGTGAGTCAGCTGTCCGCCTCCATACTAGAGCT GTTGTAGTTGCAAAAGAAACTGTTGGGAACCTGGGGGGAATGGTGAGGCAATTGTCATTGGATCAATTTGAAAATGAGAGCAGACGAATGCTTCCCTCATATAATGATATTTCAAATCCAACAAAAAAATTCGCGCGGCAGAAATCACCTCAAGGATTGCATAAGAAG ATCATATCCACTTTGCTTAGGCCGCGAAATTGGAAAGCACCTGTTAATAGAAAGTTCTTTCTCGATTCATATGAAGTGGGTGAGCTTTGTTATGCAGCTGAGCAGATCTTCATGCATGAGCCTACAGTACTTCAATTGAAAGCTCCTGTCAAAGTCTTTGGTGATCTTCATGGACAGTTTGGTGATCTGATGCGGCTATTTGATGAATATGGATTTCCTTCAACTGCTGGAGATATTAC TTACATTGACTATTTGTTTCTGGGTGATTACGTTGATCGAGGACAGCACAGCTTGGAGACAATCACTTTACTCCTAGCTCTGAAG ATTGAATATCCAGAGAATGTACATTTGATAAGGGGGAATCATGAAGCTGCTGATATAAATGCACTTTTTGGCTTCCGTATTGAATGCATCGAGAGAATG GGAGAGAGTGATGGGATCTGGGCATGGACGCGTTTCAATCAGCTTTTTAACTATCTTCCATTGGCTGCCCTCATCGAAAAGAAAATCATCTGCATGCATGGTGGCATAGGGAGGTCAATTAATTCAGTTGAGCAGATAGAAAAGATAGAGAGGCCTATAACAATGGATGCTGGTTCGATAGTCTTAATGGATTTGCTATG GTCTGATCCCACAGAAAATGACAGTGTAGAAGGATTAAGACCTAATGCCAGAGGGCCTGGTCTTGTAACATTTGGG CCTGATCGTGTTACTGACTTCTGCAAGAAAAACAAACTACAGCTGATTATAAGAGCACATGAGTGTGTTATGGATGGATTTGAAAGATTTGCCCAGGGGCAGCTGATCACTCTTTTTTCTGCCACCAACTATTGTG GAACCGCCAACAATGCTGGTGCTATACTAGTAGTAGGCAGAGGGTTGGTTATTGTTCCAAAGTTGATCCATCCTTTGCCTCCTCCTCTTCAATCCCCTGAAACGTCTCCAGAACGAGTAATGGAGGACACTTGGATGCAG GAACTCAACATTCAAAGGCCGCCTACTCCTACTAGGGGTCGTCCACAACCAGATCATGACCGGAGCTCACTTGCCTATATTTGA